The Pseudanabaena sp. ABRG5-3 genome includes the window GGTCGAGAACAAGGGCTTGTTTTTTTAGGCAAAACTTTTGTAGCTGATCAATCCTATAGCAATCTTGATCAAGCGATCGCGGCTTCTAGAAAAGACCTCGATCTAGGCTTTGCCGTATTGATCACTCCAGACGGAGAAATATTTCGAGTCTGGGTTTCAGTTCCTAATCAAATAATTTATCAATCTGCTCAAGCTGCTTAATTTGCATAAAAAAAGAAGACACATCGCAACGCAACGTATCTTCTTTTTGGCATAGGTAAGATCCTAAGCTAGTAACTTCTCAACTGCCGCAATTACATCTTCAGGTTGAGGAATTGTTAGGTTTTCCAATCCACCATTATAGGGAGTAGGTACATCCAAAGCGGCAAGACGCACAATCGGCGCGTCTAACTCATCAAAGTAATGGTCATTGATCGAAGCGATGATTTCGGAACCGATACTGGCGCATCGCATTCCTTCTTCAACGATGACAATGCGATGGGTTTTCCGTAAGGAAGTGACGATAGTTTCCAGATCGAGAGGCTTCAAGGAAATCAAGTCAATTACTTCAGGATCGTAGCCCTTATCAACGAGAGTCTCAACGGCTTTGAGAACGTGATAGCGCATTCTCGAATAGGTGAGAATCGTGACATCGCTACCTTCACGCACGATTTCCGCCTTATCTAGGGGCAGTAAATACTCCTCATCGGGAATATCTTCCTTGAGGTTATACAACAACACATGCTCGAAGAATAGAATCGGGTTATCGTTGCGAATTGCCGATTTTAGTAAACCTTTAGCATTGTAAGGCGTGGAACAAGCCACCATCTTAATCCCTGGTACTGCTTGGAAATATGTTTCAAGACGTTGGGAATGTTCTGCACCGAGGTTGCGACCGACACCACCAGGACCACGAATGACGATGGGGATTTTGAAGTTACCACCAGAGGTATAGCGCAGCATCCCTGCGTTGTTAGAAATTTGGTTAAAGGCGAGTAGCAAGAAGCCCATGTTCATGCCTTCAACGATGGGGCGCAAGCCTGTCATCGCTGAGCCGATCGCTAAGCCTGTAAAACTGTTTTCAGCGATCGGGGTATCGAGTAGGCGCAAGTCACCGTATTTCTTGTAAAGGTCTTTGGTTACTTTGTAGGAGCCGCCATAATGCCCCACGTCTTCGCCTAGAACATAAACGGCTGGATCGCGCTCCATTTCCTCATCGATCGCCTCTCTGAGGGCGTTAAAAAAAGTAACCTCTGCCATATTTATCTATTAATGTCTACATAGTTATTGGGGCTAACGCTCAATTATAACTTTACAAAGTGTAAATCTTGCACCAAAAAACTGAGCCTAAACATAATTCGGGTAAAGCTACTCTTGCCATGAGTAATGAGCAAATCACACAACATAGACGCACTTCTGGCGATCGCGCCTTTATCGGGAAATTTGCTCACCTTTAGCAAACTGTAAAATGTAGAAAAATCTAAAAATCAAATAAGTTTCGGTTAACAGGAAAAAAGTTATTGTGGGGAGAAAATGCTCCCACGGTCATAGCGATTGATGTTACCGAATCACAGGTTAAACAACAACTTAATCGGAAACTTGCGAGACAACGTATTGCGAATTGAGCATGTCAAGGGGACTACTATGAATAGACACGAATTATATAGAAACATGTGACGTTTTCCGTCACATGTTTCTCACTAAACCTTAGTAAGTTGTTTGCTCTTAATTACTTCTGCCGCGCACATCCGACCCGATAGCGTTGCGCCTTCCATACTATCGATGTAGTCCTGCATCGTGTAACTACCTGCAAGGAAGAAGTTCTTCACAGGAGTTGCCTGATCGGGACGGAAGGGATCTTTGCCAGGGGCTTCACGATAGAGAGATTGAGCGAGTTTGACCACGCTCGACCAAATGACATTCAACTTATTGGAAGATGGGAAAATCTGATGCACTTGGGCAATCATCTTCTCAACGATCGCTTCATTGCTGAGCTTAATGTAATCATCCGCAGGGGTAATTACTAACTGCAATAGAGAGCCTTCGCCTTCTTTGTAATAATCAGTGGGACTAGTAATCGCCAAATCTGCAAAGGTGGAGAAATCTACTTTCACCGCATAGAGCAGATTATCAATATCCGTTACCCAACCATCAAAGCGCAGTTGCACCGTAATGACAGGCACAGCATCGAGCTTATAGATATTGTCAAACTGCGACCATACTCGCCATTTCTCAGGAATAATTCGCTTTACTCCTGGAATATCCGTGGCACAAATATAAACATCAGCAGTGACGATTTCTTCGCCATCTTCTTTGCCGACAATTAAACCAGTGACGCGAGTATCTTCGCCTTCGCCTTCAAAGAGAACTTCGCGCACGCCACGACGCAAATGGAACTTACCGCCCTTAGATTCAATATGCTTGACGATGGGCTGATGTAGAAACACATCGGGAGAACCTTCGAGCATTCTCAAAATAGAAGCTTCGGTGCGGGATGCAAAGAATTGGAAGATGGTGAGCATACATCTTGCCGAAATATTTTCGCAGTC containing:
- a CDS encoding alpha-ketoacid dehydrogenase subunit beta, with protein sequence MAEVTFFNALREAIDEEMERDPAVYVLGEDVGHYGGSYKVTKDLYKKYGDLRLLDTPIAENSFTGLAIGSAMTGLRPIVEGMNMGFLLLAFNQISNNAGMLRYTSGGNFKIPIVIRGPGGVGRNLGAEHSQRLETYFQAVPGIKMVACSTPYNAKGLLKSAIRNDNPILFFEHVLLYNLKEDIPDEEYLLPLDKAEIVREGSDVTILTYSRMRYHVLKAVETLVDKGYDPEVIDLISLKPLDLETIVTSLRKTHRIVIVEEGMRCASIGSEIIASINDHYFDELDAPIVRLAALDVPTPYNGGLENLTIPQPEDVIAAVEKLLA
- the zds gene encoding 9,9'-di-cis-zeta-carotene desaturase, with amino-acid sequence MKAAIIGAGLAGMSTAVELSEQGYEVELFESRPFVGGKVSSWLDKDGNHIEMGLHVFFGCYYNLFALMKKTGAFEHLRLKEHTHIFVNPGGAQAALDFRNFGGAPFHGLKAFVTTGQLPLKDKIQNVIAIGRSPLIRGLVDHVGAMKEIRALDNISFKDWFLGMGGSQASLDLMWDAIAYGLGFIDCENISARCMLTIFQFFASRTEASILRMLEGSPDVFLHQPIVKHIESKGGKFHLRRGVREVLFEGEGEDTRVTGLIVGKEDGEEIVTADVYICATDIPGVKRIIPEKWRVWSQFDNIYKLDAVPVITVQLRFDGWVTDIDNLLYAVKVDFSTFADLAITSPTDYYKEGEGSLLQLVITPADDYIKLSNEAIVEKMIAQVHQIFPSSNKLNVIWSSVVKLAQSLYREAPGKDPFRPDQATPVKNFFLAGSYTMQDYIDSMEGATLSGRMCAAEVIKSKQLTKV